A stretch of DNA from Arachis hypogaea cultivar Tifrunner chromosome 19, arahy.Tifrunner.gnm2.J5K5, whole genome shotgun sequence:
CTTCTCGTCCATCCTATGTCGGAACAACTTGGCTATGTGTCTTCTTTCACAATCCTGGTCATGGAAAAGAACATAAACCATGAAATCCACATTCATAGGTAAGatgtgtttatttatttgttctttcttttctttttttttttttttttttttcttttctgaccTTGAACATGTTAAGATGAAAGGGTTTGTCTGGATTCATCCTTCTCAGCTTCTGATAAGTGTATGCAAAACTTAGCTGATCACGAGGAGTAAACCGGTCGACTTCGTTGAACCAAAGACATGAGAACAAATTTGACATTGGGGTGTGTGCCCTTATAATAAAGGAACCTTCAGGTACATCTGCCAGCAAGAAGAAAATAAGTACATTAATCAACAATTTTGGAGAACTGGAAGAGAGCAAACCCTCAAAACAACAACATACTGCTTGGGAGAAGCTTGTTTGGATCTGATGCATTAAATCTTTGCAGTCCATCGGCCTTGTAAAATGCGAATTGTTCATCTATAACTGTATGGTTATACTTGTTTAGTTTCTTGTTTTGTGCTACCTCTTCCCACACACAATGCCGATCATAGTGATTGGATATCGCAAATTCATAACCCTTTCGCCACAAGAAGTACTCTAAGATCAGATATGGATCAAGCTGAAGACGTAATTTGCTGTCCAACCAAATCGAATACCTGAAACAAAATTTGAAAGAAAACCAAGAGCAAAAACCACAATTTAAATAGAATTCAAACCAGTACTGTTGAAATCAAAAGAACAACACATTGGACATCAGGCTCGGCCTCAcctagcaaaagggaaaagccgATGTGGCAATAACTTAGGTATTTTACCCACTCTCCGCATATCGTCATAAGGCAGGTTCTTCACTACCACTAACTTCCAAAAGCCAATGAAACCCATCCTATCAGGCACATGGCCTTCGGCAGTAAGGGTTCGTACCGTAATCTCATCGGTAAACATCACAAAGCACACATTCTTCCTTGACAAACGAGTGATCTGAAATCACAATGACTATGTGAATGTAACAAAGTATGCTCTGTGACAATCATATCAACAGTTGATGATTGATCACACATAGGAACCACTGACCTCAACAAGACAACATTTTAATATTTGCAAGTTTACAACAAGAACTCAGTTCAAAGACATTTTAATAGTAGCAACAGCACATATTCAGCACTAGAGAGATATATGTTGAGAATAGTAAGTAATGATCAAATCTGTTGTTAATGCTCAACCTTTTACCCTTGAGTAGGCTTGCAAAAACATTTTTCCCCACCTTTCCCAATGCAATTTACCAAATTAAAGGAATACAAAGTTGGACGTTAGAACAGTaatgagatatttatttttccctAGCTACGTGGCCAAACATCTTATGGACTGAGAAGAGAAGCATGAGTGAAATAACTATGTGATAATTGATAACTAGCTATGTTGTAAGAGTCTTATGTTTCCAATGCCATTAGATATTTCCTTCACAAGATCTTCAAAATAGGAAGCACAAGAAATTGAGAACACAAATCAATGGGCTCATGTATGTTCATATTGTGAGTTGCTACAGTTGATGGTGACATTCCAATTAATTTCTCAAGATCTCCTTATTATTTCATTGTCCAAAATTCATTGTGTCTAAGCTTTCTACACTAGAATTATGTGAACACAAACATAAGCAGGTTATTGGTATCTTTAGAAGTCCATCTCCCAAACAGGGTATACGATACTAAGGATGCAGGCGACAAATTACACAATGCACCACTTAGAGAGGACCAGACAAACATGTAGGTTTATGCTGACAGCCAACCCTAAACACAAAATATCCACTTAGACTATAATAACTTCACATACtaccattttaaaattaaatggaaCTAAAAATATGGATTATTAGTTTACTATAAAAATCACATCATGTGAATGTTAACCTCCGAATCCTTTTGAAGTCCCACAAAAAGAAATATCAGATTCTTTAGAACCATTACCGTTTTGTAGGCTGGAACCCTCAACCGATCAGAATTGCCAAATATGCACGAAATCACAGCAATATGGCATCTGCTAATGTAACTTGCATCATCTTCTGCCAAGTCAAATCCAGTGCTAGGGTAACCCTGAGGACCTCGAACAAAACCACAGTTTATATTCTGATCACGTGCAAAAAATGAATTTTCCCTCTCTTCCAAGCTCTGATGGCCACCAAATCTGGGCACCCACTCTTCCACGCCCTCAGGCTTCTCTTCTGTCTCTGTGTAGTGTAAGTTAAATCGTGCAAATTTTCGGCTTTCTAGTGGCTCTACAAGTTGTGTAGTTGAGTTTAACAGCTTCATCTCACAGGATCCTGAAAATAGGTCATGTGCAGGCAGGTTAAAGAGTTTTGCATACTTCTCTTTATAGATATTTTCTGGATAAGAGAAGAAGAAACATTCCCATCCACAAATATTTGAAAGCTAGACAGTGGTTCTAAGGATGTTTTATGAATCTAGAGAAGCTATggaaaagttcaaaataaaacCAGTTAGATATAGTGGTTTAAGTTTCCACTATAGCCATAAAGGCCCCATAACAtaccaaaaagataaataaatagataaataaaaattggaagtGTTTGTAAAATAGACCAATTTGTGTGAAAACTGGTTTTGAATAAACTTTAAAATCAACGAAAATCGATGTCAACCTAAGGCAAATTGAGATAGCAGTATGTGACGAGTGGGAATAGCACAAGAGTAAAAACTAATCTTATATAAACAGGGTTTGTCGATGTGATTGGTTAGAAAATCATCTCAATGTCTCTCAGTAAACAACATTCAGGGAAGCATCAGAAATAACTTTCCAAAGGAAGCCATTCAACCACAGATATTTTAGGAGTTCAACTGAAACCCCCATAAAATAAATATGAAGGTCACCTGAAAACTTACGGTGCCTGGATTTCCTTTTTGTTTCCGGTTGAGACTTTTTGCTTgagcttgcttttcttttgtttgagaaAGATGCTCCTCCATCACCCTCAGAAATATCATCGTCATTAGTTCCAGCATCAAAGGAATCATGGGATTCTTGTTGGAATCCATTGTCCAATGCTACTACATTGGAACTAGAAACCTTCCCTCTAACATGTTTACTGTTGTCAGAGTCATCGACTTCAGATTCATGGAAATCGAAAAAGTCATCATAGTCATCATCAATATCATCCATTGCATTCTTCTTGTTTAGGTCAGAATCATGTGACATTTTGCCATCACCTTCTCCTGAGCGTCCTGCATTCTTCAAAGAGGCCTCATATTCCTCTTCATACCTTCTCAATTCATGGCGTCCAGCTTCATTATATAAGCCAGTGCCTTTTCGCTTTACACCTGTGTCAGAATAACCCTGAGAAGACttaacatcattcttcttcttcttaagtAAAACAACTTCTGCTTTTTCATCGCCAGTATCCCCACCAGTCTGCTTCATCATATCCTCATTGTAATCATCATCCCTTCTCCTATCATCCCTATCCCAATATCTCGAATCTCGACCATGTCCCCCAGAACCCTGGCCAAACTCAAGAACTTTCTTCTCTATCCGTGGTATATTTGTAAGAAAATCAGACTCGGCCTTTGAATCATCGGCAATATCACCACCATTACTTATTTCTGCAACCAAAGATTGGCAATCTTAAAATGACAGAAACCAATCCATTGCATAAAGAAGAACAAAAGCTAAAACATAAAACAACCTCAGCTCAAAAGTTCATTCGACAAACAATTTCGAATTCCCCTTCAAGACTTGAAGCATAAGAATAATAATGATTGATGATCAAGCAAATACTTGGGTCGACACATTATTATTCCGGTCactggcaaaaaaaataaaaaagttgatgAAACCAGAAGATCTATTAGCTTCCCAGAAACCCCAATGCAACAAGTtgaacccccccccccccttttttttcccaaaaaaaaaaatatcacacATCAAAACCTTCAGATTCAAACTTCAACCAGCAACCAAacaataaatcaaactcaaaacacaTGCAAAAACACACCATGCAGATTTACAATCTCACTCAACAAAGCACAAAAAAGAAAAGCTGTCATTGCGATcacacttcaaaaaaaaaaaaatgaaaaaagagtaAAAAACACTGGTTCAAGAGCAACAAGAAGAAGCTTCACCTTCTCTAGAAATGTAAGAAAACGTGACGACAGTGAGGACGAGTACGAGGAACAGGAAGAGGAGGATCGCCGGAACCGGAACCCGCCAGCCCCTTTCGGATCGCGCCGATCGCCGGTGCCGATTCTGCTTGTGAGTGGCGACGCCAACGGCTCCGCCACGAATCCCGACGGCAACGTGATCGGGGGAACCACCGTTGGGGTAGAGTGGATCCCCTCTCACCCCAAACCTCTCCATCCCCGATTGCCTTTGCTGTGCCATGACATCACAAAAAATGAAAAAGcgtagaagaaaaaagagaaaaaaattgcagtgtttttttctctctctagaaccttctctctctaaaaaagtaAGACCTACCCAGGAGCTCGTTTTGttcaaagattcaaacttttgGTTTGGTTTAGCGGTGAGAGGTGAGGGTGCTGCTGATTCTTGGTGGTTGAGTGCTGAAGAGTGTGAAGCAAGCGATAGATGAAGATGGTTCagtgtttttttcctttttcttttttttttgggaaaaaaattGGTAAGAAGAGttttcaattaattattaattaattcgtCATTAATTAAAAGCAATGCATGTGTGTCAGTGTgtgacagagagagagagggctTGCCGGTGACAGTGAGTCGGTGACGACGGCGTCGGCCGGTGATGTAGACGGAGGAAATTagatgttttaataaaaaaattaaaataaaaacttactAAAACATTGTTAATTCATTGAATCAAGAGAGTATTTTCAATGCATTTATAATGTAAAATTTACATTGCGGTTAATTATACCCCTTCTTTTAGATGAATATTTAagtgattaatataaaaaaatatttatttttattaacagtTATATTATCACTAAGTATATTTAGTGAGAtaatactttgttgttgttgttgttattaacaGTTGTATTATAACTaacagtatattaaaattaaatttttaaattaattaaaaaaatcttttttactgTAAGATTTGGTTGGTATTGTTTGTTGGGGTTCATTAAATGAATCATGGTCTGATCCCAGTTTAAGAATATTCGAAATCGTGATTAGGTTTGTTTTTGTGTAAACTTTAAAGAAAGATTAGATTAGGTTTGGGGAATGGAGATGGATTTACTAATTACTAAGCTGAGCTCTCAAGAAATGTGGCATTAGTTGGGAAAAGGACAGAACTTTGACAATAAATAAAACAAGTTGGGAAAAGCATCATTTTTCCCAAGATATACATGCAGTTATGCACAGTACGTGAAGTCATTAATTATTGCCTGAAGCTCCCCAATTCCCATTATGCCTTTCTCTTTTGAGAGAAATTATTATGCTCAAGTTTTCTTCATATTTGGGAAGCTGAGGTAAATCTAAATCTTAAAACGGTGATGGTAAGTTTTGAGAATTacatggtgatggtgatggtgaccTTGAGGGTAATAGTGATGGTTAAAATATCAACGTGCAGTTGGATGAGTAATTTGTAggaagtaattttatttttttataaaaaatatctaataaatttaattttgatatatagtgTAAAAAAATTTACGTattcatttaattatatttatttttgtaaataattattcatgtaattatataatatataattattttattaatgtaatgttagataattgattattgaatatatatatatatatatatatatatatattttatatttatccaaattaaatttatatctatttttttttggtacgatattttttaattttcagaccaaaaattaataaatttttgtcattagccaataaattattgTGTATATAAGACAAGATTTGAAttcatatctaatttaatttgtgaaatttgaaaaagaaacttATATTAACAAACTCAGATCAATTACTTGGGTTGGATTAACTTTGGGTAAGATTCAAACACAACAGTTAACCCATTTCGTTGAATGACAATTTTAAGCTCAATTCAACCTATTTGAGTGAGGCACCTACTTCAACAGTATATTTCATGGAGTTTAGggtttttacaattttattagaAAATGTAAATCAAAtgtaagtttttaaaatttgttatgtattaattgttttgaaaaaaaataaaaaataaaatatttttaattttttatctttttacccAATGTTCTTAGAAACCTTTTTGTTAGATTCTATGTTCCTAATGTAAAAACTCACTATGATTTTAGAAAGATTCTAATTGAGTTAAGTACTAAAATCGTCCTTAAGatttggggtgaaaatcaaaatcgtctccgatctttttttgttattaaaatcatcatcaacgttacaaaatgttataaaatcgtccttttgtccataaataaaatttttcggACAATTTTGcccttaaacaaaaattaaaaagtctcTCCACCTTCACCACTACCCTCTGCATTATCATCACCATCACTATCGCTACACCATAACCACCATCACCATCGCTACACCATAACCACCAACAATCCAGcaacaccaacaacaacaataaaaaataaatcaacaaaaattttaaattaaacaattCAGTAATCATCAACTATAATTTCAGATCCAAAATTAGcaacaacataaattaaaaaatttaaaaaagaaaaactcatatgttcttcacaaaaaaaaaagaagaagagagaaagagaacaaTACGAAGAAACTGAGAACAAGAACTCAAAAATAGCCTTGAGCTTCTTCACTTCAGAAATAGCCTTGAGCTTTTTCACTTCAGAAAGATCAAGTAACGTAGTCTTGGTGATCAAATCAGAATTCAAGTTGCTACCAAACAACGCAACATCAAGAACAGACGCCATCACTATTCATATATAACAGAAgtctcatcattctcctcttcaccTTCCTCACCCCACCACCACCCCACTATCATCATCAACACCAGAACCCACCACCACCCCCACCTCAGAAAATCATAACTCAGAATAATCAACAAATTCACtttgaacaataatcaacaaattcagcaacaacaatattccaaATTTAAGACAAatcacagaaaattaaattataaatatttcataacaaatttcactaaaaattcagaaattctacAACAAAAATCCAGTTCAAAAAAGAAGGAACAGTGGCGGAtcacaagaagaagaaggaggaacagTGGCGGATCACAGGCGGCAGAACGGCAGTGCGGCAGTGCGACGGGGCGGCGGTGCGGCTTTCCTTCCCTTCCCTTCCCTCCCCCtctcccccacccccacccccacccccctCAACGGCGGCCCTGGCGGTGGTGACGCTCCCCTCGGTGGCTCACTCCCTCTCTCACGCTGTCTCTCTTCTCGGCTCAACTCTGATTCGCGACggcactctctctccctcttccctTTGATGACGACGATGACAAGCAAGGCAGCTAGGCATGGCGGCGGCGGCACTGGACACGGCctccctctcttcccttctcAGCTCTTCGTCACTCTCTCCCTCAAGCCCTCaccgtttctttctttctttttgtttctctctttcctttcttttttatttattttattttataattatatttcttttattttataatttttttaatgaggggtagtttggtaataaaaaaataaaattggtaaaaaagatgattttaaagcgtttttgaacattgaagatgattttaataaggaaaaaggatcgaggacgattttgattttcgtCCCTTATTTTAGGGACGATTTTAGTACTTAATCCATTCTAATTCAATTATTTGAAGAGTCTTATTAACAACTATGCTGATTGATATATAAATAAGTGAGTTCAATGGTGTCTTTGTTATGATGTCTAAATTGTCtaactttctttttaaaataaaaaataaaatatttaaaataaaaaataaatcatataaaatttattaaatattatttatttatcttttttagtaACTTAGGTATAATGTGATAGATACTATAGCATTtactatataaatattatattaaaatttaatatttttatttttatagtgaaatttatttatggaaaaaaaaaatttagtaaacaTGCATGTTAAAGAGACAAATTTGTTAATGTGACACATAAGTAACACTATAAcacatattcatatatatatatatatatatatatatatatatatatatatattttttttttttaagagtcaaattaattttaaattaagaaatttcaatgtcttaatttaatttcattttataaacTTAGTCACTAATTAAGAATATTAAGTGTATATTATAATATCACTTAAtatgttatattaataaattttgacgtgattaaaaatagaattaattgaattatcttaaaatttttaaaaaataaatttaacaaaaataatcgaaaatcaatttaaaaaacaagtaatgttttagaaattaatttaacaaTTTACTCAATTATTACACTATTATTAATCACATTAAAGAATTCTaggaataattaattaattaatcattgaaATAAtttcaaagagaaaaaaaaaatcaggtAATGCAATTATTTTCTCTGCTGTTCTCTTCACCACAAAATAGTGTGTTCCATTTTAATGGTGATTGGGGATTCGAACCACAACGCAAGTGCGTAGATACAAACATGGATACCTTCAATTTCGCATCTTTCGCACTTTCTGGTCCCTCCGGTGAGTGCTGAATGccccctttctctcttttttccccCTTATTCCCAAATTCGGAAGAAGCTTCTTTTTCAACCTGGGCAAGTTCTTGTTCGattatgaaattcaaaatttcaacttTCAACACCAGcaattcgtttttttttttcttcttttgcttcccTCTTTTGTGCTTTCAGAGTTATAGCGTTGACTTTGCTTTGGTATAGTGTTTAGTAGTGAAGCAGTGTAGGTAGGACTTAGGAGTAGTGGTTTTATAATCTATTTAACTTTCTTCTATACCGTTAATCACGATTTCTATTGTTTATGATTGCATATAGATACTTATGTGTTTCTATGGTAGTTCAGGGATGCTGGGAAAACAGTTGAATTCCCCTCTACTTACTACAGATTCTGCAACACTGTTCTGCCATTACAAGGtaaatttagaattaaatttttatgCTTTGGTAAAAGTGGTTTCTTTTTATGTGGAAGGAGCATATTGGATGTAAGTGTAAAAGAGTTTTGTATTTATAGTGTATAGAAATTGAACTCCTACAGCTTGCAGGTTTGTCTAGGGGAAGATTTGAAGTAGGTTTGTAAGAACCTTGAGAATTGATGTTAAATGTTAAATCAGTTAAAAGTGGGTTTTGATAGGAACTATGAGGAAGATAAAATAGGGATTTTGGGGCCTTTTTTATAAGCAGTGAAAATGCAATCACTAACAATATAGGTGAAGCTCAACAGATAACttgcttttgcttttgcttttgcaTTTGCTATTCCATGCTTTTTTGCTAAGTGCCGGTGATTGTCGTCCGTCAGTCAAGCTTCAACCTCGTAAATTTTTGCCATCTTTTGTTCCTTATGTTGGCCTTTTCATTGTGCATAATTCGTAAGCTAACTGAATGATGGCATTGCAATGTTCCTGGAGGTAATTTCGGCAGAGAATGTGTCCTACCTTATGTTTTATAAAACAAAGATTAGATGTTCTCTTGCCTCCTTTCTTTTGCTGCAGCTCCTTATATAGTTATATGAGCAGTTTCTTCAAAAGGGTCGAGTTTCCCCATTCTGCCATAGAAATTAGAAGATGAGAAGTAAACTTTTTGTACTGGAATCAGAACTGGCTGCATAACCTGTACTTCCCTACATAGTGCTTGATTCAAAGCGAGCATGCCAATAAACTATGGATGAAATATGCTAAAGGATGGAGGGTGATTTGTACCCTAAGTAACAAGCTTGCCAAACTTCTATTCTGCATAACTAAAATGTCTCTTCCTTTTCATAATTCATACCAAAGTATTGCTTTCACTTTCTCCTTTCCAGGTTTGAATTTAATCATAGGTTTATCATTCTATCTTGAAGAATTATCAATGTTTTATAGACGGTATTATCATACACGAAAATGTCTTCTACTTACTTCTGTTATTTGAACCCCATGCAAACCATCAATCATAAACCTGAATCTAAAAAGAATTTCATACTAGAGGTTGTAATGGTCAATGGAGTGTGAAAACTCTATATAACTATGCAGGCTGATCTTTCTGCTGCTTCATCAAGTATTCCAAGTTTTCCAAAAGCAACATGGGCCTCAAATGTTTCCATGAAACATCGGATTTTACATTCAACTGCACAGATAGAAAATATAATCACTAGTGATGAAGATCAGAGTATGTGGGAAGCATCTAGACAAGCTCTTTCTGCATTTAACTTCAGCGATGAAGAGAAGGACAAGATACTTGGAAAAGCATTTGGCCTTGTTCATTCGCCTTATTGGGGAGAGGAACGTAAGACTGAAGTTCCCAAATATGAGACAGTAAATGCTGTATTAGACTACCTGAGGAGCTTAAATCTTTCTGAGGATGACATGTTCAAGTTGCTCAAAAAGTTTCCGGAGGTTCTTGGATGCAAGTTGGAGGAAGAATTGAAAGCTAATATAAAGATCCTGGACGAACAGTGGGGTATTAAAGGAAAATCTCTCAGGAACCTCCTCCTTCGAAATCCGAAGGTTTTGGGTTATAATGTTGATTGTAAAGGAGACTGCATGGCACAATGCACTAGATGCTGGGTTCGTTTCTAGGCAATTCGACAAGCTGTATCAGTCTTTATGATTAAATAGAAGGCATAGAGTCATATGTAAAGAAAGGttctcactttttttttcctGGTTACCTTTTCAAAAGAAGTAATTGATTTCGAAGTTGAAGAGGTAGACTCAGAAATTATGATTTTTATTCAGACACTATTGTAAAGAATATCTTGTTTTCATAATCTGTTTTTATGGTTACATTTGTTAAAAACTTAGGATGTTAACATAAGCACACCTATAATGAAATCTCCCCTTCCTCAATCCATTCACTATGTCAAATAAGATTTGCTAAATTCCATGTCTTAGAAACTATCAAGATGTGGCTTAAGCTTTTCTTGGATTTtgtagttttaacttttaattgcATACATATAATTCTTTGTTATGGATGGAGTTTGATGGAAGGTTATAAAGTGATGATTATTGTCAATCAATCTTGAACTACTTTTAAGAACATGAATTGTGTTTGAGaactttttctctttcataaaagTGGGAAGATTCCATAATGTATTCGGCAGGAGTTGATTGTCTTGTATTGAGAATACAAAAAAAGGTTCCATATTTGTGAGCCACACTGTATGTTGGTGGTGGTGGAACATGTCCAAATAGCACATCTGATTTTGATAGTGTTTGTTGTCTATtctgattttgttttgtttcttatGTACACTTCTGTATAATAGAATGCGGAATTAAGCTATTATTTGATTCATGTAGTTGATCCTACTTTATGAAAAAAATGGTATCGTCGTATAATTTTGCCTgtaaatttaattgttttaacTTATATCAAGCTAAGTAAACCCCATGGGTTTATTTCACTCCAAGACAACCatttgtatcaattaagtgtACATGCTGggaggtttttctttttttttggtccGGACCCTAACACACATACACACGCCTCTTTACAACACAACACACTCACgcacatgtattttatactagtgactGATTTTGGTGGTTTATTTTGATATACACCTAGCATCATTGTTTTATTAATTACTATTTGATACTTTCTTTAGGTATATTAATAAGACTACTACTAGTAACTACATGGGTGTAAGCTGATGATTCATCATTATGGGATATTTGAATTTCACTTTGGACATAAAGTATTTCATGACTAGTCGTTTGAACCACAATGACCTTTATGTTAAGACTTTAACCATTTAAATGAAAGCATAGCAAAGAAACAAAAGCCATATAGATGGCAAATTATGAAGATCCAATATATCAGACACTCCTAAATTATTTAGGATTATTATATTTTAAGACAAATGACAAGGTAGAAGTTAGAACTGCATTCTGTGTCATAGTTTAATGTCATTTTGCTATATGTTGCTGCCTAGCATGGTAGGcattccattttttattttattttttatttgcaaCCCACATCTCAACTTCAATACAAGAAATCTAACTGATTTTAGTTTGAGTAAATATGATTATTTCTTTTAACACAATTTATGTCCATTAGAATAGAAACAAATTTGTCTATTATTTGACCCACCAATACTAATGATAGAATTTCACTTAAAAATTAAGTTTCTTATTCtgaatttttcctttttattcaaaagaaaaaacttttgttaaataaataaatgcataTCAACAAaagttagttaaaataataaatatttaacaaCAACCATAAAGTCTTAAGAAAGGAAAAAAGGATAAATTTTATCCATAACATAACTATTCCCTATTAAAAAGAAATTGCCTCTATCAAAAGAATATATGATTATATGTGATTTACAGCAAATATAAGAGTCAAtagtaataaataattattaaaatgtatTCAAGAAATGAAATGGTATCTTGGTCCATAAGTTTAATATGGTTTCTTTATTTCCTTAGGACTAAGGTAAACAAAAAAGTTTACGTAATAATCACATCAAAAAGTGTACTTAGTCAATTCAATAATTTCAATCACAGTTAGAAAAGTTTCAAAGTAGACACATAAACACAACATCATGCATATGAATAGGGCTCTTTGTTTGAACGATGTTGCTTACCATATATCCTAAAATACATCACCCTTCTTCTCCATATAAATAACTCATCATGGATTCAATCATTTCTCATCCCACAATTTTCTGTGTCACCTCTATCTCATCTTCTGTCTCTTTCTTGTCACCTAAGAAAGCTAAGTAGGCAAGCAATGGCATCCACCAGAACTACCACACTAGTGTTGTTCATTATCTGTTTGATCTTTATACAAGAGGTGAACTAATtaagtttcaattttaattttgatttttaactTACACATTATGTTATTCATTACATGAATTGATTTTCATCTTGTGATTAGTTGGAGATCCATGGGTTGGAGGAGATCCAGGGTGGAAATCAGGACATGACAGCAGCCCACCATCATATAGGTAAGTAATTAAGCAAAACTTGTGCGATGAATGCATGGCTATGTATGAAAAG
This window harbors:
- the LOC112780006 gene encoding uncharacterized protein isoform X1 translates to MQLFSLLFSSPQNSVFHFNGDWGFEPQRKCVDTNMDTFNFASFALSGPSGMLGKQLNSPLLTTDSATLFCHYKADLSAASSSIPSFPKATWASNVSMKHRILHSTAQIENIITSDEDQSMWEASRQALSAFNFSDEEKDKILGKAFGLVHSPYWGEERKTEVPKYETVNAVLDYLRSLNLSEDDMFKLLKKFPEVLGCKLEEELKANIKILDEQWGIKGKSLRNLLLRNPKVLGYNVDCKGDCMAQCTRCWVRF
- the LOC112780006 gene encoding uncharacterized protein isoform X2 gives rise to the protein MLGKQLNSPLLTTDSATLFCHYKADLSAASSSIPSFPKATWASNVSMKHRILHSTAQIENIITSDEDQSMWEASRQALSAFNFSDEEKDKILGKAFGLVHSPYWGEERKTEVPKYETVNAVLDYLRSLNLSEDDMFKLLKKFPEVLGCKLEEELKANIKILDEQWGIKGKSLRNLLLRNPKVLGYNVDCKGDCMAQCTRCWVRF